Proteins from a genomic interval of Geodermatophilus obscurus DSM 43160:
- the glgX gene encoding glycogen debranching protein GlgX — MTQVWPGTAYPLGATYDGTGTNFAIFSEVAEKVELCLFDDDGTETRIRLPEMDGYVWHAFLPGIQPGQRYGYRVHGPYDPSQGLRCNPNKLLLDPYAKAIDGQIDWDPSVFGYDFDSGERNDEDSAAHMPKSVVVNPYFDWGVDRPPKTPYHKTVIYEAHVKGLTMTHPDVPEELRGTYAGIAHPAVISYLRDLGVTAVELMPVHQFVQDDTLQQKGLRNYWGYNTIGFFAPHNEYASNTDNGMHVQEFKGMVRTLHEAGMEVILDVVYNHTAEGNHLGPTLSFKGIDNRAYYRLVEDDPQYYMDYTGTGNSLNARTPQALQLIMDSLRYWITEMHVDGFRFDLASTLARELHAVDRLSAFFDLVHQDPVVSQVKLIAEPWDVGEGGYQVGNFPALWTEWNGKYRDTVRDFWRGEPSTIGEFASRLTGSADLYQHSGRRPVASINFVTAHDGFTLNDLVSYNEKHNEANGEGNNDGESHNRSWNCGVEGPTVDKKVLTLRARQRRNFLATLMLSQGVPMLLHGDELGRTQQGNNNGYCQDSPLTWIHWDEVDEGLLEFTKLVTRLRHEHPTFRRRRFFHGRPVRRGQDDPVQDVAWLTPAGDLMTEDDWDAGFAKSLAMYLNGHGIRSTDERGEDVVDDHFYLAFNASHEPMDFCLPSEEYAGAWTVVLDTAEMDAVEPRELKPGETLTLQDRSMVVLSAPRRS, encoded by the coding sequence ATGACCCAGGTGTGGCCTGGAACCGCCTACCCCCTCGGCGCGACCTACGACGGCACCGGCACCAACTTCGCCATCTTCAGCGAGGTGGCCGAGAAGGTCGAGCTGTGCCTGTTCGACGACGACGGGACCGAGACCCGCATCCGGCTCCCCGAGATGGACGGCTACGTCTGGCACGCCTTCCTCCCCGGGATCCAGCCCGGCCAGCGCTACGGCTACCGGGTGCACGGCCCCTACGACCCGTCGCAGGGCCTGCGCTGCAACCCCAACAAGCTGCTGCTGGACCCGTACGCGAAGGCGATCGACGGCCAGATCGACTGGGACCCGTCGGTCTTCGGCTACGACTTCGACAGCGGTGAGCGCAACGACGAGGACTCGGCCGCGCACATGCCGAAGTCCGTCGTCGTCAACCCGTACTTCGACTGGGGCGTCGACCGCCCGCCGAAGACGCCGTACCACAAGACCGTCATCTACGAGGCCCACGTCAAGGGCCTGACGATGACCCACCCCGACGTACCGGAGGAGCTGCGCGGCACCTACGCCGGCATCGCCCACCCGGCGGTCATCAGCTACCTGCGGGACCTCGGGGTCACCGCCGTCGAGCTCATGCCCGTGCACCAGTTCGTGCAGGACGACACCCTCCAGCAGAAGGGCCTGCGGAACTACTGGGGCTACAACACCATCGGGTTCTTCGCGCCGCACAACGAGTACGCGAGCAACACCGACAACGGCATGCACGTGCAGGAGTTCAAGGGGATGGTCCGCACCCTGCACGAGGCGGGCATGGAGGTCATCCTCGACGTGGTCTACAACCACACCGCCGAGGGCAACCACCTGGGCCCCACGCTGTCGTTCAAGGGCATCGACAACCGGGCCTACTACCGCCTGGTCGAGGACGACCCGCAGTACTACATGGACTACACGGGCACCGGGAACTCGCTCAACGCCCGCACCCCGCAGGCGCTGCAGCTGATCATGGACTCGCTGCGGTACTGGATCACCGAGATGCACGTCGACGGCTTCCGCTTCGACCTGGCCTCCACGCTGGCCCGCGAGCTGCACGCCGTCGACCGGCTGTCGGCCTTCTTCGACCTGGTGCACCAGGACCCGGTGGTCAGCCAGGTGAAGCTCATCGCCGAGCCGTGGGACGTCGGCGAGGGCGGCTACCAGGTCGGCAACTTCCCGGCCCTGTGGACCGAGTGGAACGGCAAGTACCGGGACACCGTGCGTGACTTCTGGCGCGGCGAGCCCTCGACGATCGGCGAGTTCGCCAGCCGCCTCACGGGTTCGGCCGACCTGTACCAGCACTCCGGCCGACGTCCGGTGGCGAGCATCAACTTCGTCACCGCGCACGACGGGTTCACGCTCAACGACCTGGTCTCCTACAACGAGAAGCACAACGAGGCCAACGGCGAGGGCAACAACGACGGCGAGAGCCACAACCGCAGCTGGAACTGCGGGGTGGAGGGCCCGACCGTCGACAAGAAGGTCCTCACCCTGCGCGCCCGGCAGCGGCGCAACTTCCTGGCCACGCTGATGCTCAGCCAGGGGGTGCCGATGCTGCTGCACGGCGACGAGCTGGGCCGCACGCAGCAGGGCAACAACAACGGCTACTGCCAGGACTCGCCGCTGACCTGGATCCACTGGGACGAGGTGGACGAGGGGCTGCTGGAGTTCACCAAGCTGGTGACCCGGCTGCGGCACGAGCACCCGACGTTCCGCCGCCGCCGGTTCTTCCACGGCCGCCCGGTGCGCCGGGGCCAGGACGACCCGGTGCAGGACGTCGCCTGGCTGACCCCGGCCGGTGACCTGATGACCGAGGACGACTGGGACGCCGGCTTCGCCAAGTCGCTGGCCATGTACCTCAACGGCCACGGCATCCGATCCACCGACGAGCGCGGCGAGGACGTCGTCGACGACCACTTCTACCTGGCGTTCAACGCCTCGCACGAGCCGATGGACTTCTGCCTGCCGTCGGAGGAGTACGCCGGGGCGTGGACCGTCGTCCTCGACACCGCCGAGATGGACGCGGTGGAGCCGCGGGAGCTCAAGCCCGGCGAGACGCTGACGCTCCAGGACCGTTCGATGGTCGTGCTCAGCGCGCCGCGTCGTTCGTGA
- a CDS encoding transglycosylase family protein: MRSSSSTRTSARALRRGAVVLGGAAAAVSLGVLAAPASAAAPNNWDAVAQCESSGNWAINTGNGYYGGLQFSQSTWAAFGGTEFASRADLATKAQQIAVAERTLDVQGPGAWPTCGKGLTPSAPEAGAAPVVAAVAPAPAAAAGTYTVQAGDTLGRIASEQGVAGGWQALFAANDQLSSPHQIAVGQVLQLP, encoded by the coding sequence ATGCGTTCGTCCTCGTCTACCCGCACGTCTGCACGAGCCCTGCGCCGCGGCGCCGTGGTGCTCGGCGGCGCCGCCGCCGCCGTCTCCCTCGGCGTCCTCGCCGCCCCGGCCTCGGCCGCGGCCCCCAACAACTGGGACGCCGTCGCGCAGTGCGAGTCCAGCGGCAACTGGGCCATCAACACCGGCAACGGTTACTACGGCGGCCTGCAGTTCAGCCAGAGCACCTGGGCGGCCTTCGGCGGCACGGAGTTCGCGTCGCGCGCCGACCTGGCCACCAAGGCCCAGCAGATCGCCGTCGCCGAGCGCACGCTCGACGTGCAGGGCCCGGGCGCCTGGCCGACCTGCGGCAAGGGGCTGACCCCCTCGGCCCCCGAGGCCGGCGCGGCCCCGGTGGTCGCGGCCGTGGCGCCCGCGCCGGCCGCCGCCGCCGGCACCTACACGGTGCAGGCCGGTGACACGCTCGGCCGCATCGCCTCGGAGCAGGGCGTCGCGGGCGGCTGGCAGGCACTGTTCGCCGCCAACGACCAGCTGAGCAGCCCGCACCAGATCGCGGTCGGTCAGGTGCTGCAGCTCCCGTGA
- the uvrB gene encoding excinuclease ABC subunit UvrB, whose translation MRATTDIRPTQGRFRVVSEFQPSGDQPAAIEALAEKVNSGEKDTVLLGATGTGKSATTAWLIEQVQRPTLVMAPNKTLAAQLANEFRELLPDAAVEYFVSYYDYYQPEAYVPQTDTYIEKDSSVNEEVERLRHSATNSLLTRRDVVVVSTVSCIYGLGTPEEYVDRALKIKVGEERDRDELLRTLVTEQYTRNDLSFTRGTFRVRGDTIEVFPVYEELACRIEMFGDEVERLYYLHPLTGEVVREVDELFVFPATHYVAGPERMERAISTIEAELEVRLAELERQGKLLEAQRLRMRTTYDIEMMRQVGFCSGIENYSRHIDGRAPGTAGACLIDYFPDDFLLVIDESHVTVPQIGGMYEGDMSRKRTLVEHGFRLPSAMDNRPLKWEEFTDRIGQTVYLSATPGDYELGRTGGEVVEQVIRPTGLVDPEVLVKPTKGQIDDLVHEIRVRVEKDERVLVTTLTKKMAEDLTDYLLELGIKVRYLHSEVDTLRRVELLRELRQGEYDVLVGINLLREGLDLPEVSLVAILDADKEGFLRSGKSLIQTIGRAARNVSGQVHMYADTITPSMAQAIEETNRRREKQIAYNRERGIDPQPLRKKIVDILDGIYRAAEDAESIELVGGSGRQQSRGKAPVPGLSSKKAAKAGGIDVQGLPRAELADLITQMNDQMLAAARELQFEVAARLRDELTELKKELRQLDAAHA comes from the coding sequence GTGCGCGCGACCACCGACATCCGGCCCACCCAGGGGCGCTTCCGCGTCGTCAGCGAGTTCCAGCCCTCGGGCGATCAGCCGGCCGCGATCGAGGCGCTCGCCGAGAAGGTGAACTCCGGCGAGAAGGACACCGTGCTGCTGGGCGCCACCGGCACCGGCAAGTCGGCCACCACGGCCTGGCTCATCGAGCAGGTGCAGCGGCCCACCCTGGTGATGGCGCCGAACAAGACGCTGGCCGCGCAGCTGGCCAACGAGTTCCGCGAGCTGCTGCCCGACGCGGCGGTCGAGTACTTCGTCTCGTACTACGACTACTACCAGCCCGAGGCCTACGTCCCGCAGACCGACACCTACATCGAGAAGGACTCCTCGGTCAACGAGGAGGTCGAGCGCCTGCGGCACTCCGCCACCAACAGCCTGCTCACCCGGCGCGACGTCGTCGTCGTCTCCACCGTCTCCTGCATCTACGGCCTGGGGACGCCGGAGGAGTACGTCGACCGGGCCCTGAAGATCAAGGTGGGGGAGGAGCGCGACCGCGACGAGCTGCTGCGCACGCTGGTCACCGAGCAGTACACCCGCAACGACCTGTCGTTCACCCGCGGCACCTTCCGGGTGCGCGGCGACACGATCGAGGTCTTCCCGGTGTACGAGGAGCTGGCCTGCCGGATCGAGATGTTCGGCGACGAGGTCGAGCGGCTGTACTACCTGCACCCGCTCACCGGCGAGGTCGTGCGCGAGGTCGACGAGCTCTTCGTCTTCCCGGCCACCCACTACGTCGCCGGCCCCGAGCGCATGGAGCGGGCGATCAGCACGATCGAGGCCGAGCTCGAGGTCCGGCTGGCCGAACTGGAGCGGCAGGGCAAGCTGCTGGAGGCCCAGCGGCTGCGCATGCGCACCACCTACGACATCGAGATGATGCGCCAGGTCGGCTTCTGCTCGGGCATCGAGAACTACTCGCGGCACATCGACGGCCGCGCCCCCGGCACCGCCGGTGCCTGCCTCATCGACTACTTCCCCGACGACTTCCTGCTCGTCATCGACGAGTCGCACGTGACGGTGCCGCAGATCGGCGGCATGTACGAGGGCGACATGAGCCGCAAGCGGACCCTGGTCGAGCACGGCTTCCGGCTGCCCTCGGCGATGGACAACCGCCCGCTGAAGTGGGAGGAGTTCACCGACCGGATCGGCCAGACCGTCTACCTCTCCGCCACCCCGGGCGACTACGAGCTCGGCCGCACCGGCGGGGAGGTCGTCGAGCAGGTCATCCGGCCCACCGGACTGGTCGACCCGGAGGTCCTGGTCAAGCCGACCAAGGGGCAGATCGACGACCTGGTGCACGAGATCCGGGTGCGGGTCGAGAAGGACGAGCGCGTCCTGGTCACCACGCTGACCAAGAAGATGGCCGAGGACCTCACCGACTACCTGCTCGAGCTCGGCATCAAGGTCCGCTACCTGCACTCCGAGGTCGACACCCTGCGCCGGGTGGAGCTGCTGCGGGAGCTGCGGCAGGGCGAGTACGACGTGCTGGTCGGCATCAACCTGCTGCGCGAGGGTCTCGACCTGCCCGAGGTCTCGCTGGTGGCCATCCTCGACGCCGACAAGGAGGGGTTCCTCCGCTCGGGCAAGTCGTTGATCCAGACGATCGGCCGGGCGGCGCGCAACGTCTCCGGCCAGGTCCACATGTACGCCGACACGATCACCCCGTCGATGGCGCAGGCGATCGAGGAGACCAACCGGCGGCGGGAGAAGCAGATCGCCTACAACCGCGAGCGCGGCATCGACCCGCAGCCGCTGCGCAAGAAGATCGTCGACATCCTCGACGGCATCTACCGCGCCGCGGAGGACGCCGAGAGCATCGAGCTCGTCGGCGGCTCGGGGCGGCAGCAGTCCCGCGGCAAGGCGCCGGTGCCCGGCCTGTCGTCGAAGAAGGCCGCCAAGGCGGGCGGGATCGACGTCCAGGGGCTGCCGCGCGCCGAGCTGGCCGACCTCATCACGCAGATGAACGACCAGATGCTGGCCGCCGCCCGCGAGCTGCAGTTCGAGGTGGCCGCCCGGCTGCGCGACGAGCTCACCGAGCTGAAGAAGGAGCTCCGCCAACTCGACGCCGCGCACGCCTGA
- a CDS encoding ABC transporter permease, with translation MIPVLATLAEAWSEVRVHRARVVLSLVGVFLAVFAMTTVTALGLLVAQVQQEQGERMGGRPATIGVTVYDPQTGMPPDPREWDAAVADLTERYGITATASIGYEEARFRLPGGTQAVQTKRVSPSYGQLHRIEPVEGRWLREGDRDSLAPAVVVNEAFLGALGVPDLSGRPTVVIGGDSPVRAAIVGVVREGYGDELLAYRVDRSAGPWDEPAPATPSAMAFGPATLELWVPPEQADEVMAVVTNDLGLALGGVQVDAYRQDSQGLEETLGMLRLAIRGAGVVVLVLGGLGVLNIGLVTVRQRIREIGVRRSFGATSSRVFSAIMLESVCATFLAGLTAVALSVVLVRNLPLESLLNSGVPLAETPAFPVAAAVEGLVAATAVGALAGLLPAVIAVRAKVIDAIRF, from the coding sequence GTGATCCCCGTGCTGGCCACCCTCGCCGAGGCGTGGAGCGAGGTGCGGGTGCACCGGGCGCGCGTGGTGCTCTCCCTCGTCGGCGTGTTCCTCGCCGTCTTCGCCATGACCACGGTGACCGCGCTCGGCCTGCTCGTCGCCCAGGTGCAGCAGGAGCAGGGGGAGCGCATGGGCGGCCGGCCGGCCACCATCGGCGTCACCGTCTACGACCCGCAGACCGGGATGCCGCCGGACCCGCGGGAGTGGGACGCCGCCGTCGCCGACCTCACCGAGCGGTACGGGATCACCGCCACGGCCAGCATCGGGTACGAGGAGGCCCGCTTCCGGCTGCCCGGCGGTACCCAGGCGGTGCAGACCAAGCGCGTCTCGCCGTCCTACGGGCAGCTGCACCGCATCGAGCCGGTCGAGGGCCGGTGGCTGCGCGAGGGCGACCGGGACAGCCTGGCGCCGGCCGTCGTCGTCAACGAGGCGTTCCTCGGCGCGCTCGGCGTCCCGGACCTGTCGGGCCGGCCCACCGTCGTGATCGGCGGGGACAGCCCGGTGCGGGCCGCGATCGTCGGCGTCGTCCGCGAGGGCTACGGCGACGAGCTGCTCGCCTACCGGGTGGACCGCTCGGCCGGCCCCTGGGACGAGCCGGCTCCCGCGACCCCGTCGGCGATGGCGTTCGGGCCGGCCACGCTGGAGCTGTGGGTGCCGCCGGAGCAGGCCGACGAGGTCATGGCGGTCGTCACGAACGACCTCGGGCTGGCGCTCGGCGGGGTCCAGGTCGACGCGTACCGGCAGGACTCGCAGGGCCTGGAGGAGACCCTCGGCATGCTGCGGCTGGCCATCCGCGGCGCCGGCGTCGTCGTGCTCGTCCTCGGCGGGCTCGGCGTGCTCAACATCGGGCTGGTCACGGTCCGCCAGCGGATCCGGGAGATCGGCGTCCGGCGCAGCTTCGGCGCGACCTCGTCGCGGGTGTTCTCCGCGATCATGCTGGAGAGCGTCTGCGCCACGTTCCTCGCCGGGCTCACCGCGGTCGCACTGTCGGTCGTCCTGGTGCGCAACCTGCCGCTGGAGTCGCTGCTCAACAGCGGGGTCCCGCTGGCCGAGACCCCGGCCTTCCCGGTGGCCGCCGCGGTGGAGGGCCTGGTGGCGGCCACGGCGGTCGGCGCACTGGCCGGGCTGCTGCCCGCGGTCATCGCCGTCCGGGCGAAGGTGATCGACGCCATCCGCTTCTGA
- a CDS encoding ABC transporter ATP-binding protein translates to MTLLTLRGVSREVALPDGGVLPILTGVDLEVAPGEHVAVVGRSGSGKSTLLNLLGLLDTPTGGEYLLDGEPTDALGARRRARLRGEVFGFVFQQFNLLPRRTAEENVAAPLLYARGRDYLRRRRTARELLDRVGLGARADTVPERLSGGEQQRVAIARALVRSPRVVLADEPTGALDVETGAQVMALLAEAAAEGGAALVTITHDLNVAGLADRRYRLDAGRLTPLPDPAPTLPSPAAAPLEGAVP, encoded by the coding sequence ATGACGCTGCTGACACTGCGCGGTGTCAGCCGCGAGGTCGCGCTGCCCGACGGTGGCGTGCTACCGATCCTCACCGGGGTCGACCTGGAGGTGGCGCCCGGCGAGCACGTGGCGGTCGTCGGCCGGTCGGGGTCGGGCAAGTCGACGCTGCTCAACCTCCTCGGCCTGCTCGACACCCCGACCGGCGGGGAGTACCTGCTCGACGGGGAGCCGACCGACGCGCTGGGGGCCCGCCGTCGCGCGCGGCTCCGCGGCGAGGTGTTCGGCTTCGTCTTCCAGCAGTTCAACCTGCTGCCCCGGCGCACCGCGGAGGAGAACGTGGCCGCGCCGCTGCTCTACGCCCGCGGCCGGGACTACCTGCGCCGCCGGCGGACGGCGCGCGAGCTGCTCGACCGGGTCGGCCTGGGCGCCCGCGCCGACACCGTCCCCGAGCGGCTCTCCGGCGGTGAGCAGCAGCGGGTCGCGATCGCGCGGGCGCTGGTGCGCTCGCCGCGGGTCGTCCTGGCCGACGAGCCCACCGGCGCGCTCGACGTCGAGACCGGTGCGCAGGTCATGGCGCTGCTGGCCGAGGCCGCCGCGGAGGGGGGCGCCGCGCTGGTCACCATCACCCACGACCTGAACGTCGCCGGGCTGGCCGACCGCCGCTACCGGCTGGACGCCGGCCGGCTCACGCCGCTGCCCGACCCGGCGCCGACCCTGCCCTCGCCCGCTGCCGCACCCCTCGAGGGAGCGGTCCCGTGA
- the treY gene encoding malto-oligosyltrehalose synthase, with translation MSEPLSENRRRDVPTGTYRLQVTADFTLDDAASLAGYLADLGVSHAYASPLLRSASGSTHGYDTVDHAHIDESRGGRAGFDRLVAALHERGLGLVLDLVPNHMGVADPAEAPWWWDVLQHGRDSAHAGAFDIDWDFGGGRVRIPVLGSADDVQKLEVVDGELRYYDNRFPIAPGTGDGTPPEVHDRQHYELVDWRRADRDLNYRRFFAINTLAGLRAEDPEVFRATHDLVLRLVESGAVDGLRVDHPDGLADPKGYLDRLAEASGGRWTVVEKILEPGEDLPESWRTAGTTGYDALAEVDDVLVDPDGEAVLSALDTELSGAPVDYAQLVHDCKREVTDGILGSEVARLVRVIGELPGVAREQQTEALAELLASFPVYRSYLPDGREHLDATVTAVRERRPDLTAALDALHPVLSQAGTEAATRFEQTSGPVMAKGVEDSAYYRWARFVMLNEVGGDPARFGGTVEEFHEAQQRRVERKPESMTALSTHDTKRSEDTRARLAVLAELGAEWADLVRGLLTRHPLPDRPLAHLVWQNLVGAWPLSRERAHGYAEKAAREAGTSTTWTDVDEEFETALHEMVDAAYDDERTSAGIERFVARIAPFGRSNSLAQKLLQLTMPGVPDVYQGTELWDLSLVDPDNRRPVDYEQRRRLLAQLDAGEVPPVDETGAAKLLVVSRVLRARREHPEWFARYEPVQATGVAADHVVAFDRGGVVAVATRLPVGLSIAGWDDTALRLPTGAWRDLLTGGRFVSDAEGLPVAGLLERLPVALLVRD, from the coding sequence GTGAGCGAGCCGTTGAGCGAGAACCGACGTCGCGACGTCCCCACCGGGACCTACCGGCTGCAGGTCACCGCCGACTTCACCCTGGACGACGCCGCGTCCCTGGCCGGCTACCTCGCCGACCTCGGGGTCAGCCACGCCTACGCCTCGCCGCTGCTGCGGTCGGCGTCGGGCAGCACGCACGGCTACGACACCGTCGACCACGCGCACATCGACGAGTCGCGCGGCGGCCGGGCCGGCTTCGACCGGCTCGTCGCGGCGCTGCACGAGCGCGGGCTCGGCCTGGTGCTCGACCTGGTGCCCAACCACATGGGCGTCGCCGACCCGGCCGAGGCGCCCTGGTGGTGGGACGTGCTGCAGCACGGCCGGGACAGCGCCCACGCCGGCGCCTTCGACATCGACTGGGACTTCGGTGGCGGCCGGGTGCGCATCCCGGTGCTGGGGTCTGCGGACGACGTCCAGAAGCTCGAGGTGGTCGACGGGGAGCTGCGCTACTACGACAACCGCTTCCCCATCGCACCGGGCACCGGTGACGGCACCCCGCCGGAGGTGCACGACCGGCAGCACTACGAGCTGGTCGACTGGCGGCGCGCCGACCGCGACCTCAACTACCGCCGGTTCTTCGCGATCAACACCCTCGCCGGGCTGCGCGCGGAGGACCCGGAGGTCTTCCGCGCCACGCACGACCTGGTGCTGCGGCTGGTCGAGTCCGGCGCGGTCGACGGGCTGCGGGTCGACCACCCCGACGGCCTGGCCGACCCCAAGGGCTACCTGGACCGGCTGGCCGAGGCCTCCGGCGGCCGGTGGACGGTGGTCGAGAAGATCCTCGAGCCCGGGGAGGACCTGCCCGAGTCGTGGCGGACCGCCGGGACGACGGGTTACGACGCCCTCGCCGAGGTCGACGACGTGCTGGTCGACCCGGACGGCGAGGCGGTGCTCAGCGCGCTGGACACCGAGCTCTCGGGCGCCCCGGTCGACTACGCGCAGCTGGTGCACGACTGCAAGCGCGAGGTGACCGACGGGATCCTCGGCTCGGAGGTGGCCCGGCTGGTGCGGGTCATCGGCGAGCTGCCCGGCGTTGCTCGTGAGCAGCAGACCGAGGCGCTGGCCGAGCTGCTGGCCAGCTTCCCGGTCTACCGCTCCTACCTGCCCGACGGCCGGGAGCACCTCGACGCCACCGTGACCGCCGTGCGCGAGCGCCGTCCCGACCTCACCGCGGCGCTGGACGCGCTGCACCCGGTGCTCTCCCAGGCCGGGACCGAGGCGGCGACCCGCTTCGAGCAGACCAGCGGCCCGGTCATGGCCAAGGGCGTCGAGGACAGCGCCTACTACCGGTGGGCGCGGTTCGTCATGCTCAACGAGGTCGGCGGCGACCCGGCGCGCTTCGGCGGCACCGTCGAGGAGTTCCACGAGGCCCAGCAGCGCCGCGTGGAGCGCAAGCCCGAGTCGATGACCGCGCTGTCGACCCACGACACCAAGCGCAGCGAGGACACCCGCGCCCGGCTGGCCGTGCTGGCCGAGCTGGGGGCCGAGTGGGCCGACCTGGTCCGCGGGCTGCTGACCCGGCACCCGCTGCCCGACCGACCGCTGGCGCACCTGGTGTGGCAGAACCTGGTCGGCGCCTGGCCGCTGTCCCGCGAGCGGGCGCACGGCTACGCGGAGAAGGCGGCCCGCGAGGCGGGGACGTCGACGACGTGGACCGACGTCGACGAGGAGTTCGAGACGGCGCTGCACGAGATGGTCGACGCGGCCTACGACGACGAGCGGACCAGCGCCGGGATCGAGCGGTTCGTCGCCCGCATCGCGCCGTTCGGCCGGTCCAACTCGCTGGCGCAGAAGCTGCTGCAGCTGACGATGCCCGGCGTCCCGGACGTGTACCAGGGCACCGAGCTGTGGGACCTCTCGCTGGTCGACCCGGACAACCGCCGTCCGGTCGACTACGAGCAGCGCCGCCGGCTGCTGGCGCAGCTGGACGCCGGCGAGGTCCCCCCGGTCGACGAGACCGGCGCGGCCAAGCTGCTCGTCGTTTCCCGCGTGCTGCGGGCGCGGCGGGAGCACCCGGAGTGGTTCGCCCGGTACGAGCCGGTGCAGGCGACCGGCGTCGCGGCCGACCACGTGGTCGCCTTCGACCGTGGTGGCGTGGTGGCCGTGGCGACCCGGCTGCCGGTCGGCCTGTCGATCGCCGGCTGGGACGACACCGCGCTGCGGCTGCCGACCGGGGCCTGGCGCGACCTGCTCACCGGCGGCCGGTTCGTCTCCGACGCCGAGGGGCTGCCGGTGGCCGGGCTGCTCGAGCGGCTCCCGGTCGCGCTGCTCGTCCGCGACTGA
- a CDS encoding efflux RND transporter periplasmic adaptor subunit, whose translation MHTVRTVVFPALRLLVWIVIAVALVVLAFRGGSGEAAPVSAGAPPVDLTSPVVPVARGTVANTVTAQGTVVADATVPVKATKAGTVRRVLVGDGDVVEEGDAVVEVRWEEEREPVPGTDAEGNPTSTPRAPLVRTATVPASTAGTVTAVDVLVDQVVAVGDRVAGISPGLLSVTATLSQDDQFRLLAPPSTAQVEVQGGSAPFTCTDLTLGAPAAAGSGSGDQTFAGVDPAATGTAQGGTAARCRVPAGTTVFAGMAATVVVDAGVAEDVLVVPVTAVQGSVQQGNVWVVGADGAQEERAVVLGLTDGDQVEVREGLAESDSVLLFVPVPDDTPQGPEMAGPFG comes from the coding sequence ATGCACACGGTTCGCACCGTCGTCTTCCCGGCACTCCGTCTGCTGGTGTGGATCGTCATCGCGGTCGCCCTCGTGGTGCTCGCCTTCCGCGGCGGCAGCGGTGAGGCGGCGCCGGTGTCCGCCGGGGCGCCACCGGTCGACCTCACCTCCCCGGTGGTTCCGGTCGCGCGCGGCACGGTCGCCAACACCGTCACCGCCCAGGGCACGGTCGTCGCCGACGCCACGGTCCCGGTCAAGGCCACCAAGGCGGGCACGGTCCGCCGGGTGCTGGTCGGGGACGGCGACGTCGTCGAGGAGGGCGACGCCGTCGTCGAGGTCCGCTGGGAGGAGGAGCGCGAGCCGGTCCCCGGTACCGACGCCGAGGGCAACCCCACCAGCACGCCCCGCGCGCCGCTCGTGCGGACGGCGACCGTCCCCGCCTCCACGGCCGGCACCGTCACCGCCGTCGACGTGCTGGTCGACCAGGTCGTCGCGGTCGGGGACCGGGTCGCCGGCATCTCCCCGGGCTTGCTGTCGGTCACCGCGACGCTGAGCCAGGACGACCAGTTCCGGTTACTGGCCCCGCCATCCACCGCGCAGGTCGAGGTGCAGGGCGGGTCGGCGCCGTTCACCTGCACCGACCTCACGCTCGGCGCGCCGGCCGCCGCGGGGAGCGGCAGCGGCGACCAGACCTTCGCCGGGGTGGACCCGGCCGCCACCGGGACGGCGCAGGGCGGCACCGCCGCCCGCTGCCGGGTCCCCGCCGGGACGACGGTGTTCGCCGGCATGGCCGCCACGGTGGTCGTGGACGCCGGGGTCGCGGAGGACGTGCTGGTCGTCCCGGTGACGGCGGTGCAGGGGTCGGTGCAGCAGGGCAACGTCTGGGTGGTCGGGGCCGACGGCGCCCAGGAGGAGCGCGCGGTGGTCCTCGGGCTCACCGACGGCGACCAGGTCGAGGTCCGCGAGGGCCTGGCCGAGAGCGACTCGGTGCTGCTGTTCGTGCCGGTGCCCGACGACACACCGCAGGGCCCGGAGATGGCTGGGCCGTTCGGATGA